One genomic region from Nonomuraea helvata encodes:
- a CDS encoding beta-phosphoglucomutase family hydrolase, with amino-acid sequence MLGLPDGVRGCLFDMDGVLTRTATVHAAAWKSMFDEFLRRWAGRTGQPFVPFDAVADYDRYVDGKERLDGTRSFLRSRGISLPEGSPGDPQDAMTVHGLSNRKNALVQTVIDRDGVETFPGSVRYVLAARDAGLRRAVVSSSANTERVLSAAGLTGHFEARVDGVVAQRRHLAGKPAPDMYLAGAEALGLKPSEAAVFEDALAGVAAGRAGRFAFVVGVDRTGQADALRDHGADIVVSDLSELLDPRDEAAR; translated from the coding sequence ATGCTCGGGCTGCCTGACGGAGTCCGCGGGTGTCTCTTCGACATGGACGGCGTGCTGACGCGCACCGCGACCGTGCACGCCGCCGCGTGGAAGTCGATGTTCGACGAGTTCCTGCGGCGGTGGGCCGGCCGGACGGGGCAGCCGTTCGTGCCGTTCGACGCCGTCGCCGACTACGACCGCTACGTCGACGGCAAGGAGCGGCTGGACGGCACGAGGAGCTTCCTGCGGTCGAGAGGGATCAGCCTGCCCGAGGGGTCGCCCGGCGATCCGCAGGACGCCATGACCGTGCACGGCCTGAGCAACAGGAAGAACGCGCTCGTCCAGACGGTCATCGACAGGGACGGCGTGGAGACGTTCCCCGGCTCCGTCCGGTACGTGCTGGCCGCCCGGGACGCGGGGCTGCGCAGGGCCGTCGTGTCGTCGAGCGCGAACACCGAGCGGGTCCTGTCGGCCGCCGGCCTCACCGGCCATTTCGAGGCGCGCGTCGACGGTGTGGTGGCCCAGAGGCGGCATCTCGCCGGCAAGCCGGCCCCGGACATGTACCTGGCGGGAGCCGAGGCGCTGGGGCTGAAGCCGTCGGAGGCGGCGGTGTTCGAGGACGCGCTGGCGGGGGTGGCGGCGGGCCGGGCCGGGCGGTTCGCCTTCGTCGTCGGCGTCGACCGGACCGGACAGGCGGACGCGTTGCGCGACCACGGCGCCGACATCGTCGTGAGCGACCTCTCCGAGCTGCTGGACCCGCGCGATGAGGCGGCGCGATGA
- a CDS encoding glycoside hydrolase family 65 protein, producing the protein MIRHPAFCVEPWSVRECRLDLDVLAQTESVFALSNGHVGLRGNLEEGEPYGEPGTYLGGFYEVRPLPYAETAYGYPESGQTVVNVTNGKVIRLLVDDEPFDVRYGTLHEHERVLDLRAGTLTRRALWSSPTGGQVRITSTRLVSFTHRAVAAIRYEVEAVDDSRHVVVQSELVANETRQYTSGDPRVAAPLESPLVLEENLPAKDGVAIMVHHTRASGLRVAAAMCHEIDGPDGTRIDAQGSADVSRVTVATRLPPGRRLRLVKFFSYGWSARRSRPAMHDQVVAALAAARLVGWDGLCSDQRQFLDAFWESADVEVEGDAEVQQAVRFGMFHLLQSAARLEDRPIPAKGLTGSGYDGHAFWDTEIFVLPVLTYTYPRAVADALSWRRSTLPMAEARATQLGLSGAAFPWRTIHGEECSGYWPAGTAAFHINADIAHAVTHYVDATGDTAFERDTGLPLLTGTARLWCALGHHESDGRYRIDGVTGPDEYSAVADNNVYTNLMAQQNLREAAEAAAGHPDLAARLGITEEEITRWRDAANAMTVCYDERLGVHQQSEGFTRHGVWNFAATKPDQYPLLLHFPYFDLYRRQVVKQADLVLALHLRGDAFTPEQKARDFAYYEALTVRDSSLSACTQAVIAAEVGQLELAGRYLGEAAMMDLADLERNTVDGLHMASLAGVWISLVAGFGGMRAGEGRMCFAPRLPPGVTRLGFRLRYRGSLLHVGVTSETTSYRLLEGPPITLTHHGEPFPLRTEPVTLPNPPAPAPRQQIHQPPGREPASRRPS; encoded by the coding sequence ATGATCCGGCATCCGGCGTTCTGCGTCGAGCCGTGGTCGGTGCGGGAGTGCCGGCTCGACCTGGACGTGCTGGCGCAGACCGAGTCGGTGTTCGCGCTGTCCAACGGGCACGTCGGCCTGCGCGGCAACCTCGAGGAGGGCGAGCCGTACGGGGAGCCGGGCACCTATCTCGGCGGGTTCTACGAGGTGCGGCCGCTGCCGTACGCCGAGACCGCCTACGGCTATCCCGAGTCCGGGCAGACGGTGGTGAACGTCACCAACGGCAAGGTGATCCGGCTGCTGGTCGACGACGAGCCGTTCGACGTGCGGTACGGCACGCTGCACGAGCACGAGCGGGTCCTGGACCTGCGCGCGGGGACGCTGACCCGCAGGGCTCTGTGGAGCTCGCCGACCGGGGGTCAGGTGCGGATCACGTCCACGCGGCTGGTGTCCTTCACCCATCGCGCGGTGGCCGCGATCCGGTACGAGGTCGAGGCCGTGGACGACTCCAGGCACGTGGTCGTGCAGTCGGAGCTCGTCGCCAACGAGACCCGCCAGTACACGAGCGGAGACCCGCGCGTGGCCGCCCCGCTGGAGTCGCCGCTGGTCCTGGAGGAGAACCTGCCGGCCAAGGACGGCGTGGCGATCATGGTCCACCACACCCGGGCCAGCGGCCTGCGGGTGGCCGCCGCCATGTGCCACGAGATCGACGGGCCGGACGGCACCCGGATCGACGCGCAGGGCAGCGCCGACGTCAGCCGGGTGACCGTCGCCACGCGCCTGCCGCCGGGCCGGCGGCTGCGGCTGGTCAAGTTCTTCTCGTACGGCTGGTCGGCCCGGCGTTCCCGGCCCGCCATGCACGACCAGGTGGTCGCGGCGCTGGCGGCCGCCCGGCTGGTCGGCTGGGACGGGTTGTGCTCGGATCAACGGCAGTTCCTCGACGCGTTCTGGGAGAGCGCGGACGTGGAGGTCGAGGGCGACGCCGAGGTGCAGCAGGCCGTACGTTTCGGGATGTTCCACCTGCTGCAGTCGGCCGCGCGCCTGGAGGACCGCCCCATCCCGGCCAAGGGGCTGACCGGCTCGGGCTATGACGGGCATGCCTTCTGGGACACCGAGATCTTCGTGCTGCCTGTGCTCACCTACACCTACCCGCGGGCCGTGGCGGACGCGCTGTCGTGGCGGAGGTCGACCCTGCCGATGGCGGAGGCGCGCGCCACGCAGCTCGGGCTGTCCGGGGCCGCCTTCCCGTGGCGGACGATCCACGGCGAGGAGTGCTCTGGCTACTGGCCCGCCGGGACCGCGGCGTTCCACATCAACGCCGACATCGCCCACGCGGTCACGCACTACGTCGACGCCACCGGTGACACGGCGTTCGAACGCGACACCGGCCTGCCGCTGCTGACCGGGACGGCCCGGCTGTGGTGTGCCCTCGGCCATCACGAGAGCGATGGGCGGTACCGCATCGACGGCGTGACCGGTCCCGACGAGTACAGCGCCGTCGCCGACAACAACGTCTACACCAACCTGATGGCCCAGCAGAACCTGCGTGAGGCGGCCGAGGCGGCCGCCGGCCATCCCGATCTGGCGGCGCGGCTCGGGATCACCGAGGAGGAGATCACGAGGTGGCGGGACGCGGCGAACGCGATGACCGTCTGCTATGACGAGCGGCTGGGCGTCCATCAGCAGAGCGAGGGCTTCACCCGGCACGGAGTCTGGAACTTCGCCGCCACGAAGCCGGACCAGTACCCGCTGCTCCTGCACTTCCCCTACTTCGACCTCTACCGGCGGCAGGTGGTCAAGCAGGCCGACCTCGTGCTGGCGCTGCACCTGCGCGGCGACGCGTTCACGCCCGAGCAGAAGGCCCGCGACTTCGCCTACTACGAGGCGCTGACGGTTCGCGACTCGTCGTTGTCCGCCTGCACCCAGGCAGTGATCGCCGCCGAGGTGGGGCAGCTCGAACTCGCCGGCCGTTACCTCGGCGAGGCGGCCATGATGGACCTGGCGGACCTGGAGCGGAACACCGTCGACGGACTCCACATGGCCTCGCTGGCCGGGGTGTGGATCTCCCTTGTCGCGGGCTTCGGCGGGATGCGCGCCGGCGAGGGCCGGATGTGCTTCGCCCCGAGGCTGCCGCCGGGCGTCACCCGGCTGGGCTTCCGGCTGCGCTACCGCGGCAGTCTGCTGCACGTCGGCGTCACGAGCGAGACGACGAGCTACCGGCTGCTGGAGGGCCCGCCGATCACGTTGACCCATCACGGCGAGCCGTTCCCGCTGCGCACGGAGCCGGTCACCCTGCCGAACCCGCCGGCGCCGGCGCCGCGGCAGCAGATCCACCAGCCACCCGGCCGTGAGCCCGCCTCCCGCCGGCCTTCATGA
- a CDS encoding SRPBCC family protein: protein MDLEPRRGRRAGPGPAGQGGGEPLGPLRPFESLAPLAPFQSPGPETPEGGRGDGRRGATAERRSRWRARVPTATVEWEAEILDEQAGELIAWASVRGSMVATSGSVRFTDGPAGRGTAVHVTLEYRGRGRAVGATVARMFGEYPEQQIRDDLRRFKQIMETGEAPLSEGGPQGVRPLRRLGQRSAQPVGGRS from the coding sequence GTGGACCTGGAGCCGCGTCGTGGGCGACGTGCTGGACCTGGCCCTGCTGGGCAGGGCGGTGGCGAGCCGCTCGGGCCGCTCAGGCCGTTCGAGAGCCTCGCGCCGCTCGCGCCGTTCCAGAGCCCCGGGCCGGAGACCCCGGAGGGCGGTCGCGGCGACGGCCGCCGTGGCGCCACGGCGGAGCGCCGCTCGCGGTGGCGGGCCAGGGTCCCGACGGCGACCGTGGAGTGGGAGGCGGAGATCCTGGACGAGCAGGCCGGCGAGCTGATCGCCTGGGCGTCGGTGCGCGGCTCCATGGTCGCCACGAGCGGTTCGGTCAGGTTCACCGACGGCCCCGCCGGGCGCGGTACGGCGGTCCACGTCACGCTGGAGTACCGCGGTCGCGGCCGGGCGGTCGGCGCCACGGTGGCCAGGATGTTCGGCGAGTACCCGGAGCAGCAGATCCGCGATGATCTGCGCCGCTTCAAGCAGATCATGGAGACGGGAGAAGCGCCGCTCTCCGAGGGCGGCCCCCAAGGCGTCCGGCCGCTGCGCCGGCTCGGGCAGCGCTCCGCCCAGCCGGTGGGAGGCCGGTCATGA
- a CDS encoding HAMP domain-containing sensor histidine kinase translates to MTLFTGVVATLLSALLAATVMIAVYRFEMGNLVGELAAAGGRVAHEVEHNELGTPLVEHRGRNLQIVDATRRVVASTPPLRGKPAMSSFNPDGRKIITGVVCGQVFPSGECHMVVAQSAYREGQDWVVYASSPLIPPYVDPWLAGIVIGAAVLMAVAITGIGHRIVNASLRPVSAIRAELDRITETCPERRVPLPPSRDEIHDLADSVNRTLARLETAMNQQRHFTSDASHELRTPIAAIRAEVEDALHAPEETSVPRLGNTVLSSLDRLEAIVGDLLTIARLEAGRAGQREPIDLAEFVASECERRPKPDKRFEYALEPGVVVTGDRFQLSRLLTNLIDNAERHAATTVAFHVRREPSCKRDAQRYPHGVAILEVVDNGPGIDPDKRELVFQRFTRLDKARDRDAGGTGLGLSIARQIAEAHDGTLQIEDSPHGSRFVLRLPLG, encoded by the coding sequence GTCGGCGCTCCTCGCTGCGACGGTCATGATCGCGGTTTACCGGTTCGAGATGGGAAACCTCGTCGGTGAGCTCGCCGCGGCCGGTGGCCGGGTGGCCCACGAGGTTGAGCACAACGAGCTGGGCACGCCGCTGGTCGAGCACAGAGGCCGCAACCTGCAGATCGTCGACGCCACGAGGCGGGTCGTCGCATCGACGCCGCCGCTGCGGGGCAAGCCGGCGATGTCGAGCTTCAACCCCGACGGCAGGAAGATCATCACTGGCGTCGTATGCGGCCAGGTCTTCCCTTCCGGCGAGTGCCACATGGTGGTCGCGCAGTCCGCGTACCGGGAGGGGCAGGACTGGGTCGTTTACGCTTCCTCCCCGCTGATTCCTCCGTACGTCGATCCGTGGCTGGCCGGGATCGTGATCGGCGCGGCGGTGCTGATGGCTGTGGCGATCACCGGGATCGGCCACCGGATCGTCAACGCGTCCCTCAGGCCGGTGTCCGCCATCCGGGCGGAACTCGACAGGATCACCGAGACCTGCCCCGAGCGGCGGGTGCCACTCCCGCCGAGCCGGGACGAGATCCACGACCTGGCCGACAGCGTCAACCGGACGCTGGCCCGGCTGGAGACCGCGATGAACCAGCAGCGCCATTTCACCTCGGACGCCTCCCACGAGCTGCGTACCCCCATCGCCGCCATACGGGCCGAGGTCGAGGACGCTCTGCACGCGCCCGAGGAGACCAGCGTGCCCAGGCTGGGCAACACCGTTCTGTCCAGCCTGGACCGGCTCGAGGCGATCGTGGGCGACCTGCTGACCATAGCGCGGCTGGAGGCGGGCAGGGCGGGCCAGCGCGAGCCCATCGACCTGGCCGAGTTCGTGGCCTCGGAGTGCGAGAGGCGGCCGAAGCCGGACAAGCGGTTCGAGTACGCGCTCGAGCCCGGCGTGGTGGTGACCGGCGACCGGTTTCAACTGTCGCGCCTGCTCACCAACCTGATCGACAACGCTGAGCGGCACGCCGCCACGACCGTCGCCTTCCACGTACGGCGTGAGCCGAGCTGCAAACGTGACGCCCAGCGCTACCCGCACGGCGTCGCGATACTCGAAGTGGTCGACAACGGGCCCGGCATCGACCCGGACAAGCGCGAGCTGGTCTTCCAGCGCTTCACCCGGCTGGACAAGGCCCGCGACAGGGACGCCGGAGGCACCGGCCTGGGCCTGTCGATCGCCCGGCAGATCGCCGAGGCGCACGACGGCACCCTCCAGATCGAGGACAGCCCCCACGGCAGCCGGTTCGTCCTTCGCCTTCCCCTCGGCTGA